From Prevotella sp. oral taxon 299 str. F0039:
AAGCATAGCTTGCACTTCTTTTTTGGTTTCTTCATTGAAAGAAGAAGACAACCATTCCTTTGCTTTCTTTTCGCAAGAAATAATTAGTTCTTGGTTACTTTCCATAGTTATATGTAATTTATAATAATTTCTATAGTTTCATTTTCTATTTTAGATGATAGCAAAAATAATTAATAATTTTAAAACTACAAAATTTTTATATTCAATATTACATAGCCATATTTTTAAAGTATTATTTATTTTTGCTTATGTATAAAAAACATAACAAAATAAGTACCTTTAAAATATAATTACTATCTTTGCAATAGGTAATTACCTATTTACATATAAGATTAAAGATTATATTTTCATTCTGTTTCATAAATAAACAGAATAATCTTTATACTTAAATTATAAGATCTGGTATTCTTTATCAATTGGATATAAGAACCATTAAGATGTAACAAAAAATATAGTTATTTAATTATAAGCGAATACAATGCCTGAAATATCAGTTCGTGGGATAGAAATGCCAGAGTCACCCATACGTAAATTGGCACCTTTATCACTTGCTGCTAAGAAGCGAGGAGTGAAGGTCTATCATTTAAATATCGGTCAACCCGACCTTCCAACACCACAAGTTGGACTCGATGCACTAAAGAATATTGACCGAAAAGTATTAGAATATTCTCCTAGTCAAGGCATTGCTTCATACCGAGAAAGGCTCGTTGGATATTATAATAAATACAACATCAACATCGACATCGATGATATTATCATCACAACAGGTGGCTCAGAGGCTGTTCTTTTTGCCTTTTTCTCATGCTTAAACCCTGGAGATGAGATTATAATTCCAGAGCCTGCGTATGCCAATTACATGGCTTTTGCAATTGCAGCAGGTGCAAAAATCCGTACAATTACAACTACTATAGAGGAAGGTTTCAGTCTTCCTAAAGTCGAAAAGTTCGAAGAACTCATCAACGAACGTACTCGTGCCATCCTCATTTGTAATCCAAACAACCCCACAGGTTATCTTTATACAAAGCGAGAGATGAATCAAATTAGAGATCTTGTAAAGAAATACGATCTCTATCTCTTCTCTGATGAGGTGTATAGAGAATACATTTACACAGGATCTCCTTACATTTCGGCTTGTCATCTTGAAGGAATTGAGCAGAATGTCATTCTTATTGACTCTGTTTCAAAGCGTTATAGTGAATGTGGTATTCGTGTTGGAGCTCTCATAACCAAAAATAAAGACGTGCGTTCTGCCGTTATGAAGTTCTGTCAAGCACGCCTTTCTCCCCCTCTTCTTGGTCAACTTGTGGCAGAAGCATCATTAGATGCGCCCATAGAATACTATCAAGATGTTTACGATGAATATGTGGAACGACGCAATACACTTATAGATGGACTCAACAGAATACCTGGAGTGTACTCTCCAATACCTATGGGTGCGTTCTATACTGTGGCACAATTGCCTGTAGATAATGCAGAAAATTTCTGCAGATGGTGTCTTGAAGAATTCCAATACGACGGTCAAACCATTATGATGGCACCCGCTTCAGGATTTTATACCACATCTGGTGTAGGCGTAAATCAAGTTCGTATTGCCTATGTCTTAGAGAAATCGGAACTCGAAAAGGCGTTAGTTGTATTAAGAAAAGCTTTAGAAGCATATCCAGGAAGAGTAGAATAGTATGAATTTACCATTGTTTTTAGCTCGAAAGATTTATTCAACTCAAAAGAATAAAGAGCATATTTCACGCCCTGCAATCAACATTGCAACAGCTGGAGTAGCCATTGGAATTATTATAATGACACTCTCCTTATGTGTTGTTTTGGGCTTTAAACAAACAGTAAAGAATAAAGTTATTGGTTTCGGAGGTGACATTCAAGTAACCAATTTCATTACTCTTCAAACTTCAGAGTCGTATCCTATTCAAGCTTCAGACTCGATTATAAAGGTCATTCAGAAAACAAATGGTGTAAAACACGTTCAAAAATATGCCTTTAAACAAGGAATATTAAAAACCGAGAAGGATTTTCTTGGAGTGACTTTTAAAGGAGTAGACCAAAGTTTTGATTCAACTTTTATAGCCAATAACCTTATTAGTGGACGAATACCTCATTTCTCTAATAAGGAAAATACAAAGGAATTACTCATTTCTAAGTCGATAGCTAACCGATTGAAGGTGAATACTGGCGACAAAATTTATGCTTATTTTGTAGATCAAAGTGGCATAAGAGTGCGTCCTTTTCTCATTGCTGGCATCTATGAAACAAATCTTTCTCAATATGATAAGATTATGTGTTTCACCGACTTGTATAACATCATCAAACTAAACAATTGGGAATCAGATCAAGTTACGGGCATTGAAATAGCATTAAAAGACTTCAATCAGCTCAATGATGTGCAAGCAAATCTTGCCAACAAAATCAATAAAACGGTTGATAACTATGGCGGAACCTATGCAACGGCAAGTATAAAAGAAATTACTCCACAAATATTTTCATGGTTAGACCTATTAGATCTCAACATTTGGATTATTCTTATCTTAATGATCCTCGTAGCAAGTATAACCATGATATCAGGACTTTTAATTATTATTCTTGAGCGAACCAATATGATTGGCTTGTTAAAAGCCATGGGAGCACGCACCATTTTAATAAGAAAAAGCTTTTTATGGTTTGCCGTTTTCATTATTGGTAAAGGATTATTGATAGGTAATATTGTGTCAATAGTTCTTCTTCTTGTTCAACGCTACACTGGAATAGTAACCCTCGATGCTAACACTTATTATGTAAAGGCAGTGCCAGTGGAAATCAACATCCCTATTCTTTTACTTCTAAATGTGGCAACAATTATCATCAGTACTTCAGTTTTAATTGTTCCAAGCTATCTCATTGCGCACATACACCCAGCTAAAGCAATGCGATACGAATAAGTATCGGCAGGATTTTCAATTAGAATTTAAAGTGATAAAAATAGATTGGAAGTGCTATTTCCAT
This genomic window contains:
- a CDS encoding ABC transporter permease, yielding MNLPLFLARKIYSTQKNKEHISRPAINIATAGVAIGIIIMTLSLCVVLGFKQTVKNKVIGFGGDIQVTNFITLQTSESYPIQASDSIIKVIQKTNGVKHVQKYAFKQGILKTEKDFLGVTFKGVDQSFDSTFIANNLISGRIPHFSNKENTKELLISKSIANRLKVNTGDKIYAYFVDQSGIRVRPFLIAGIYETNLSQYDKIMCFTDLYNIIKLNNWESDQVTGIEIALKDFNQLNDVQANLANKINKTVDNYGGTYATASIKEITPQIFSWLDLLDLNIWIILILMILVASITMISGLLIIILERTNMIGLLKAMGARTILIRKSFLWFAVFIIGKGLLIGNIVSIVLLLVQRYTGIVTLDANTYYVKAVPVEINIPILLLLNVATIIISTSVLIVPSYLIAHIHPAKAMRYE
- a CDS encoding pyridoxal phosphate-dependent aminotransferase, whose amino-acid sequence is MPEISVRGIEMPESPIRKLAPLSLAAKKRGVKVYHLNIGQPDLPTPQVGLDALKNIDRKVLEYSPSQGIASYRERLVGYYNKYNINIDIDDIIITTGGSEAVLFAFFSCLNPGDEIIIPEPAYANYMAFAIAAGAKIRTITTTIEEGFSLPKVEKFEELINERTRAILICNPNNPTGYLYTKREMNQIRDLVKKYDLYLFSDEVYREYIYTGSPYISACHLEGIEQNVILIDSVSKRYSECGIRVGALITKNKDVRSAVMKFCQARLSPPLLGQLVAEASLDAPIEYYQDVYDEYVERRNTLIDGLNRIPGVYSPIPMGAFYTVAQLPVDNAENFCRWCLEEFQYDGQTIMMAPASGFYTTSGVGVNQVRIAYVLEKSELEKALVVLRKALEAYPGRVE